The genomic DNA TTGAAAAAGATCAAACGCTCAAGGTACTAATAATCACATAGGGAAGTAAGACAAAAGACGAGTGTATTTAGGGTGTATGATAAGCTTAAAACCCCTTGCGCAGGCAAGAGGTTTGATATATACTAAAACCACTCAGGATATGGTGAATTTACTCGGTGTACATGCTCGATTGGCCAATTTTCGGCGCTCTTTGCCAGTTGCAGGGAATTTTTAGCCTCCGCCCCGTACCCGTCATTAAATCAGCGTGTTCCAAAAGGTATTTGGTACGGAGGATGCGAATGCGAATTAGAAGAAAATCCTGGGCGCGGCCGGAACTTGCCGAAAGCCCGTTTGTTATAGACTGCCCCGACGACTGTCGCGGGCATTGGAAAGAGACATTTGCACGGACTGAAGCGCCGCTGCATTTAGAGTTGGGCTGCGGCAAGGGTGGCTTTATTGCGCAAAAGGCTTTTGAGAACCCCGATATTAATTTTTTGGCCGTTGACCTTAAAAGCGAGGTGCTTGGGCTTGCCAAGCGTAACGCCGAGCGGGTCTATTCCGAGGGTGGGCGCGCGGTGGATAATCTCCGTCTTGCCGCGCACAACATAGAATGGATTGACCATATGCTTGCCCCCGAAGATCAAATTGCGAAGATTTATATCAACTTTTGTAATCCATGGCCCAAAAAGCGTGATTTTAAACATCGGCTCACCCACCCCAGGCAACTGGCGCTCTACAAAAAGTTTCTGCTGCCAGGGCACCAATTGTTGTTTAAAACCGATGATGACGTTCTTTTTGAAGCCACCGGGGAATATCTGATTGAATGCGGCTTTAAGGTGGTTGAACATATTGTTGATCTGCCGGCCTCACACGAGGCTTCGGCTATTATGACAGAGCACGAGCGAATGTTTCGTGATATGGGCCTGCCTATACACTATATTGCCGCCGTGCTGCCGGAGGGAAATGTATGAAACCGTTAATATTACTTACCGCGGGGTACGATGTATCCTCAAACGGGCAAAACCGCAGATACCTCTATCAAAACTATGCAGACGCCGTTACCCGCGCGGGGGGCATTCCGCTGTTGCCGCTTGATGACGGTGAACTGGCGGAAGATTTGGCCGCGCTGGCTCAGGGGCTGCTGATCACGGGCGGACCGGACCTTGACCCTGCGCTTTATGGCGAGGAAAAGCACCCCGAGTGTGGCCAGGTTGATTCTCAGCGCGACGCCATGGAATACAAGCTTCTTGAGCGTTTTGTCAAAGCGAAGAAGCCGGTGTTTGGCATATGCCGCGGCATTCAAATTATTAACAGCTATTTTGGCGGCACGTTATGGCAGGATCTGCCCAGCCAGCTTGACGTGGTGCACGGCGGAGGCGACAAGCCGCACGACTGTGTGCATATGACTGAACTGATGCCCGGTTCGCAGCTACACAAGTTTTATGGCGGCCGTATTATGACGAACAGCTACCACCACCAATCGGTCAAGGCGATGGCAGAGGGTTTTGTTTGCACCGCCACCTGTGGTGAGGTTGTTGAGGCGATGGAACACACCACCCTGCCGATTTTAGCGGTGCAATGGCACCCCGAACGCATGACTGGCATCCACCGCTTTGAACACCATGGACCCGATTCAGCTCCGTTGTTTCTTGGGTTTGTTAAACAGTGTAAAATGTTGGGTCGACCGTAAATGTGCCGTATTTAAAACAAAAGCAAACCCGGGCAGAAGGTGGCTTCTGCCCGGGCTTACTTTTCGCTTATTAGGGCAACCTGATCATAAAACACGAAGTCGTCGATGTCGCCCTGCACTTCAAACCACTCCATAAAACTTGATAATACATCATATTCGCTTTCATTTTGTTCCATAGTTGTCGTCTCCTTTTAAAATAGCTTCTACCATTATACGCAGCCAGAACGAAAAAGATGTTAAAAAAAGTCTGCCAATTGATATTTTACTTGCAAAACGATATAATACTAAAATAACATAGTTATCCATAAACGCCGGTTTTTTCATGGCATTGTCTCGTTTTCTATATGGGTGTACAGCATTGTCTATACAATAAAATGGTGCGCATAAATTGATATGCCTTCTAATTTAATAAAATGATTAATATAGGCCCTTTTTCTATTTTCTGTAGAGAGGTTTCTCGCCATTTGTTTTATAAAATAAAAAGCCTCTATATTTATTATTTAAATTAGAATAAGCATAAACTTTTAAGTCGATGTTAATGCGTACAAAGAGCTTTCATCAGTCAAGCTGCGCAGGATGAAAACTTGTCATACACATAGGCCGGCGCAGCGGCAGAAGGGAGTCTGTTATGTATTATAATGCAAAGAACTTTTTCCCTCTTATGAAAGATCGAAAAATAGACGTCATCGGCTTCGGCGTGAGCAATTCTGAGCTTTTGTTCCGACTGGTACACAGTGGCGCGCAGGTGACATTGCACGACAGCCGTACCGAGGATCAGTTCCGACCCGAGCAGATTGAACGCCTAAAGAAAGCGCATGTCGAGTTGTCGTTAGGGCAAAATTATCTGGAAGATTTAAACGGCGAAATCATTTTTCGCACCCCTGGCCTGCCCTTTACCACCGCACAGCTAACCCGAGCGCGTGAACGGGGCAAAATTGTCACAAGCGAGCTGGAGGTGTTTATACGGCTGTGCCCCTGCCCGATATACGGCGTGACCGGATCGGATGGCAAGACCACCACTTCGAGCATTCTGGCTGAGATGCTGCGTCGCTCTGGTAAGGTGGTGCATTTAGGTGGCAACATCGGTAAGCCGTTATTGCCTATTTTGGATATGGTCAGTGAAAATGACCTGTGCGTCATTGAGCTTTCAAGTTTTCAGTTGCTGTCGATGCGCTGCTCACCCGATGTGGCGGTCGTGACCAACATCAGCCCAAACCATCTCGACGTGCATAAGGATATGGCGGAATATGTCGGTGCGAAGCGCAATATTGTGCGGCACCAGAGTGCATTCTCACGGGCGGTGCTCTCCGCAGACAGCGCCGGTGCTGAGGCGTTCATGGATGAGGTGCGCGGGCCACTGGCCTTTTTTTCGCGCCAGCGTCCGGTGCAAAACGGCGCTTGGATGGACGGTAAAGGCGACCTTTACCACAGCGTGGGTGGCCGTGCAGCCTTTTTGATGAACCGCAGTGAAATTAAGCTGCCGGGGCTGCACAATGTCGAAAATGTACTGGCTGCGATCAGCGCCGCATGGGGGGCCGTTACCCCAAAACAGATTTGTGATGCTGCCCGCACGTTTGGGGGCGTTGAACACCGCATCGAATTTGTGCGCTTAAAGGATGGCGTGCGTTGGTATAACGATTCAATTGCCACATCCCCCACCCGAACCGTGGCGGGGCTGATGAGTTTTGAAGAAAAATTGATTTTGATTGCGGGCGGCTACGATAAAAAAATTCCGTTTGAGCCGCTGACTCGTCCGGTGCTTAGTCGTGTTAAGTTGCTGATACTCACCGGACCGACCGCCGATAAAATTGAGCAGGCGGTCACTGATGCGGACGGGTTTAAGGCCAGCGGGCTTAAAATCATCCGTGCGAAGGATTTGGCCGACGCGGTGGCACAAGCCAATGCGCATGCCAAGTTTGGCGATGTGGTGACACTAAGCCCTGCCTGCGCCAGCTTTGATGCCTTTTCTAATTTTGAAGAGCGGGGCAACTTCTATAAAAAATTGGTTAATGCCCTTTAAATAAAGGAGATACAGATGCTGGATTTGTTAAAAACACTGTGCCCGGCGACAGGTGTTTCGGGTGATGAGGCCGACGCTGCCAAGGTAGCTGAGAAGCTGCTCTCACCATTGGGTCGGGTGGAGCACACGCCGCTTGGCAGTGTACTGTGCTATATGCCACCGGCCAAGGCGGGGCTGCCCCGCGTCATGCTGGCGGCGCATCTTGATCAGGTTGGCCTGATTGTGACCCGAATCACCGACAGGGGCTTTTTAAAGGTAGCCGCCTGCGGCGGGCCAGATCGTCGTACGCTCGCCGGTGCGCGTGTAACGGTGCATACGGCTTGCTGCAAACTGCCGGGTGTTGTAGTTGCAACGCCGCCCCATCTTTCGGATGGCAAAACTAAAACTGCAAAGCCTGAAGATTTGGCGGTTGATATCGGTCTGAGCGCCGAAGCTGCGCGCGAAAAGGTTGCCCTTGGTGACCGAATTGTCCTAGACGGTGTTTTGGAACCGCTGTTTGCCGATCGAGTTTGCTCCGCGGCGCTGGATGACCGCGCGGGCTGTGGGGCTATTATACGTGCGGCCGAACTGTTAAAAAAGACTGAAAAAGCCGAAATAATTGTGGCACTTGTTTCTCAGGAGGAGGTAGGCTCTTCGGGTGCGGCGACCGCGTCCTTTGCTGTTGCGCCTGACTTTGCCTTTGTTGTTGACGTGTCAATGGGGTTGGCACCTGATGAAAAGGCTGAGTCCTGTGGCGAGATGGGCAAGGGCCCGATGATCGGGGTCGCACCGATTCTAGACCGCCGCCTCTCGCGGCAGTTAACCGAGACGGCCAAGCGTGCCAACATCCCGTGGCAAATTGAAGTGATGCGCAGCCGCACCGGTACCGACGCCGACGCCATCGCTGTTTCCGGCAAGGGTGTTCGCACCGCGTTGGTGTCAATTCCGCTGCGCTTTATGCATACGCCGGGTGAGGTTGTTGCGCTCTCCGACGTTGAAAATACGGCCCGGTTAATTGCCGAGACGGTTGGAGGTGGCTTATGCAACAGCTGATAAAAGCGCTCTGCGCCGAGAGGGGCATCTCTGGTGACGAGGGGCGCGTTCGCGCCGTGATTGAAAAGCAGCTTTCGGGCAAATGTGCCCTTAGCGTAGACCCGCTCGGGAATCTCATCGCTGTTAAAAGCGGCGAGAAACCCCAAAAGAAGATTGTTTTATTTGCCCACATGGACGAGGTGGGTATACTCATAACTGCCATTACTGGCGAAGGGCTGCTAAAGTTTTCGCCTATCGGCATCGACCCGCGTGTGTTGCACGGCCGGCGGGTGCGCATTGGCGACGCGGGTATTCTGGGTGTCATCGGCGCTAAAGCATGGCATCATCTGGATAACGACGAACGCGAGGCAGAACTCAAAGCCGAGGGGCTTTATATCGATATTGGAGCATGCTCTAAGGAGGAGGCGGCCTCGGTCGTCAGCCTTGGAGACGCGGCCTGCTTCGACGCGCCGTTTTGCGAATTTGGCGAGGGTATGTTGCTCTCCCGCGCGCTGGATGACCGCGTCGGCTGTGCGCTACTCATTGATCTGCTTAGCTCTGATTGCCCGTGGGAGCTCACCGGCGTGTTCACCTGCGGTGAAGAATCCTCAATGTTTGGCGCAACAGCGGCAGCAAATGCCACCGCGCCGGAGATTGCGATTATACTTGAAACGACCACGGCGGGCGATATCGAAGGCGCTCCCGCCGACAAGGTGGTCTGTGCGCTTAAGAAAGGCCCCGTGGTATCTTTTGCCGACAAAGGCACGCTCTACGACCGCGAGTTGTATACGCTGGCCTTTAACGTGGCAAAAGAGCGTGGTATCGAGATCCAGACCAAGGAGGGTATTTTCGGTGCAAATGAGGCTCGCGTGGTCTCTCGTGCGGGCACGGGAGCCAAAACCATGGCGATTTCAGTACCCTGCCGCTACCTGCACAGCGCCTCCAGTGTGGCTGCGATGCAGGATGTAACGGCGACCAAGCAGCTGCTTTTGGCGATCATCGACCCATTAGCTCGGCTGTGATTGAATTTTGCCAGAACGTGCCGCTGCTTAAAGAACCGGAATCACTGATTAGTTGTCGCATGGAGACATTACATGCCTGCTATGGTGCGCTGCCCAACGCGTTAGACTGGTTTGCAAGCGACGCGGGCGGCGTACTTTGCCGCTTTGGCAGTGCATTGCTGATTCTTGGTGATGTAGATTTTGGTGAGCTTTTTGCCTTTGCAGATATACTGGGAGTCAATCGAATTGAATGGGCAGCGGACGGCATCACGTCACATACACTGCCCGACGGATGGACAAGCTCCAGCTATCCGGTGCTGCATGGTATTGGCGGCGTTATACCCAAATCAGGGAAAGTTGAAACCGACATTGAACTACGGTGCTGCTTTACGCTTTTGTGCCAAAGTGACCCTGAGTTTGCTCGCGAGGCTGAATATTTGCCTTGGCTCTCGGATATGACACGCCGTCGCAACGCTGGTCGAGCCGAGGTCTTTATGCATGCCGATGCTGCCGTCGCTTGCGTTACGGCTCGGGGGCGGCACAGCGCTTATCTTTCGTCGGTGGCTGTGCTGCCCGAAAAACGTGGCACAGGGCTGGGACTTGCACTGCTGCGCGCAGTTATGACGCATCCCACACTGCGGGGCGTTGATGTTTTTACGGCGGCGCAGTCCGAGGCGTTGGTGGACTTCTACCTTCAAGCAAGGTTTTCGGTGTTGCCGCAGCTTCTTACCATTACAGAAAAGAGGAAACCCTAAATGATACAACCGGTTTTTACGATAGATTCAGAAATTTTAGAATTTGCCCGACAAGCTGAAATAAAGGCCGCCCCCGCTTTTGCCGCCATTGAAGAAATCGAGCAGTTTAACGGCATGAAGGTGCTCAAAGCCTTTATTGACAATGGCATTTCGACTGCGCACCTTTGTGGCACCACCGGCTATGGTTATGGCGACATTGGCCGCGATGCGCTCGATCGCGTGTTCGCACAGGCAATCGGGGCCGAAGATGCGCTGGTGCGCCACAATTTTGTCTCGGGTACCCATGCGTTGACGGTGGGCCTGTTTGGGCTGCTGCGCCCGGGCGATGTGATGCTTTCATTAACCGGAAAGCCCTATGACACGCTTGAGGAGGTCATTGGCATTCGTGACAATGGCCGTGACGAGGGCTCGCTACGCGATTTTGGGGTACATTATGAACAAGTGGAGCTCCTCGACGGAAAAATTAATGTTAAAGCGGCTGTTGAGGCGGTTGGTGGCGCAAAGGTAGCTTACATACAGCGCTCGCGCGGGTATAGCTTGCGCCCGTCCCTCTCGGTAGCCGAAATTGGTGAAGCGATTAAGGCTGTCAAGCAGGCGAATCCCAACGTCATTGTCATGGTGGACAATTGCTACGGAGAATTTGTCGAGCGGGTCGAACCGGTTGCTTTTGACGCTGATTTAATAGTAGGCTCACTGATTAAGAATCCTGGCGGCGGCATCGCCAAAACCGGCGGCTATCTTGCGGGCCGGCACGATGTGATCGAGCGCTGCGCCTGTCGTCTGACGACGCCCGGTACCGGGCGGGAGGTCGGCTGCTCACTCGATGAGCTCAGAGGCATGTATATGGGGCTGTTTATGGCGCCCTCCACTGTTGCCGCCGCACTTAAAACCGCGGTGTTTGCGGCAGCACTTTTTGAGGAAATGGGCTTTGAGACCTTCCCGAGGGCGAATGAGCCACGGCATGATATCATTCAGGCATTGGCACTTAAAACGCCTGAGGCGCTGGTAGCATTTTGCGAGGGTATCCAGTCCGGCTCACCAATCGACTCAATGGCCGCACCTGAGCCGTGGGATATGCCCGGCTATGACAGCCAGGTGATTATGGCAGCGGGGGCGTTTACGCTGGGCGCTTCAATTGAGCTTTCAGCCGATGCGCCAATGCGCGAACCGTTTGCTGTTTGGTTGCAGGGCGGGTTGACCTATCCGACCGGCAAAGCCGGTATTCTGCTGGGTGCTGACCGCATGCGCAAAAAACAGCGGGTAAAATAATCGCCACGGCACTTGATTAATAAGCACCGGCAAAGGAGGCGTATTTTGACATCCTTTGCCGGTGTTAAATGTTGTAAAGCAGAGATTTTAATGATAAAGGCGAAAGCAGCAATAATCGGTATGTTTCATACTGGGGTATAATTTCATTAAAAAACATGGAGTAAAAGTTTTTTTACCTCTTCCGTTTGTAGCGTGGTTATGGTATAATACATTTTATGTGACAGTCCATTTAGTTTCGTTTTAAATAGGCGGGAGTATGGGGGCTGTTTTATAGATGCGGGCGTGGCGGAATTGGCAGACGCGCTAGATTTAGGCTCTAGTGGGAATCCGTGCAGGTTCAAGTCCTGTCGCCCGCACCAAACTCACATAATCCGAACCATATCTTCCAAATAGGAGATGGGTTCGGGTTTTGTATTTTACTCAAAGATTTGCAATATGTATAAGATTTAAGCCGATGGAATTTGTAAGTTCCATCGGCTTTTGCTATTTTATGCGATTGCTTTTTTCTGTTCCTCTTGCTTCTTTTTCCACTGCTCATAGGCTTTCATATTCTTATCGTCCTTGTAAAAATCTAAGGCACTTGCAAGGTAAGATTCAGCTAAAGACTCTGTTACTGAATCAGGTATTTCCTTTACCTCGGGTGGAAGGCATAGAATAGATACCTCAATTCCTTTATCGTCTAAATCTTGTATAACAGCTAATAACTCTCTAAGTTGGTCGTGTATTGTTTTCATATCTTCAATCTCCTTTACATTGTCATTTCAAAATCTTGTTCTTGCTCACTTTGAATTTTGTGACCTGCCGCAAGCTTTTTAAGATTTTCACGTTGTTTTTGCTTTCTGTCCGTCCAAGTATTTGGAGTAAATGGAGGTAGGGTATTACCAACGCTTTCAAGGTTTTTGCCCAGTGAAAT from Oscillospiraceae bacterium MB24-C1 includes the following:
- the trmB gene encoding tRNA (guanosine(46)-N7)-methyltransferase TrmB encodes the protein MRIRRKSWARPELAESPFVIDCPDDCRGHWKETFARTEAPLHLELGCGKGGFIAQKAFENPDINFLAVDLKSEVLGLAKRNAERVYSEGGRAVDNLRLAAHNIEWIDHMLAPEDQIAKIYINFCNPWPKKRDFKHRLTHPRQLALYKKFLLPGHQLLFKTDDDVLFEATGEYLIECGFKVVEHIVDLPASHEASAIMTEHERMFRDMGLPIHYIAAVLPEGNV
- a CDS encoding type 1 glutamine amidotransferase, which codes for MKPLILLTAGYDVSSNGQNRRYLYQNYADAVTRAGGIPLLPLDDGELAEDLAALAQGLLITGGPDLDPALYGEEKHPECGQVDSQRDAMEYKLLERFVKAKKPVFGICRGIQIINSYFGGTLWQDLPSQLDVVHGGGDKPHDCVHMTELMPGSQLHKFYGGRIMTNSYHHQSVKAMAEGFVCTATCGEVVEAMEHTTLPILAVQWHPERMTGIHRFEHHGPDSAPLFLGFVKQCKMLGRP
- the murD gene encoding UDP-N-acetylmuramoyl-L-alanine--D-glutamate ligase is translated as MYYNAKNFFPLMKDRKIDVIGFGVSNSELLFRLVHSGAQVTLHDSRTEDQFRPEQIERLKKAHVELSLGQNYLEDLNGEIIFRTPGLPFTTAQLTRARERGKIVTSELEVFIRLCPCPIYGVTGSDGKTTTSSILAEMLRRSGKVVHLGGNIGKPLLPILDMVSENDLCVIELSSFQLLSMRCSPDVAVVTNISPNHLDVHKDMAEYVGAKRNIVRHQSAFSRAVLSADSAGAEAFMDEVRGPLAFFSRQRPVQNGAWMDGKGDLYHSVGGRAAFLMNRSEIKLPGLHNVENVLAAISAAWGAVTPKQICDAARTFGGVEHRIEFVRLKDGVRWYNDSIATSPTRTVAGLMSFEEKLILIAGGYDKKIPFEPLTRPVLSRVKLLILTGPTADKIEQAVTDADGFKASGLKIIRAKDLADAVAQANAHAKFGDVVTLSPACASFDAFSNFEERGNFYKKLVNAL
- a CDS encoding M20/M25/M40 family metallo-hydrolase — its product is MLDLLKTLCPATGVSGDEADAAKVAEKLLSPLGRVEHTPLGSVLCYMPPAKAGLPRVMLAAHLDQVGLIVTRITDRGFLKVAACGGPDRRTLAGARVTVHTACCKLPGVVVATPPHLSDGKTKTAKPEDLAVDIGLSAEAAREKVALGDRIVLDGVLEPLFADRVCSAALDDRAGCGAIIRAAELLKKTEKAEIIVALVSQEEVGSSGAATASFAVAPDFAFVVDVSMGLAPDEKAESCGEMGKGPMIGVAPILDRRLSRQLTETAKRANIPWQIEVMRSRTGTDADAIAVSGKGVRTALVSIPLRFMHTPGEVVALSDVENTARLIAETVGGGLCNS
- a CDS encoding M42 family peptidase produces the protein MQQLIKALCAERGISGDEGRVRAVIEKQLSGKCALSVDPLGNLIAVKSGEKPQKKIVLFAHMDEVGILITAITGEGLLKFSPIGIDPRVLHGRRVRIGDAGILGVIGAKAWHHLDNDEREAELKAEGLYIDIGACSKEEAASVVSLGDAACFDAPFCEFGEGMLLSRALDDRVGCALLIDLLSSDCPWELTGVFTCGEESSMFGATAAANATAPEIAIILETTTAGDIEGAPADKVVCALKKGPVVSFADKGTLYDRELYTLAFNVAKERGIEIQTKEGIFGANEARVVSRAGTGAKTMAISVPCRYLHSASSVAAMQDVTATKQLLLAIIDPLARL
- a CDS encoding GNAT family N-acetyltransferase: MIEFCQNVPLLKEPESLISCRMETLHACYGALPNALDWFASDAGGVLCRFGSALLILGDVDFGELFAFADILGVNRIEWAADGITSHTLPDGWTSSSYPVLHGIGGVIPKSGKVETDIELRCCFTLLCQSDPEFAREAEYLPWLSDMTRRRNAGRAEVFMHADAAVACVTARGRHSAYLSSVAVLPEKRGTGLGLALLRAVMTHPTLRGVDVFTAAQSEALVDFYLQARFSVLPQLLTITEKRKP
- a CDS encoding methionine gamma-lyase family protein, whose amino-acid sequence is MIQPVFTIDSEILEFARQAEIKAAPAFAAIEEIEQFNGMKVLKAFIDNGISTAHLCGTTGYGYGDIGRDALDRVFAQAIGAEDALVRHNFVSGTHALTVGLFGLLRPGDVMLSLTGKPYDTLEEVIGIRDNGRDEGSLRDFGVHYEQVELLDGKINVKAAVEAVGGAKVAYIQRSRGYSLRPSLSVAEIGEAIKAVKQANPNVIVMVDNCYGEFVERVEPVAFDADLIVGSLIKNPGGGIAKTGGYLAGRHDVIERCACRLTTPGTGREVGCSLDELRGMYMGLFMAPSTVAAALKTAVFAAALFEEMGFETFPRANEPRHDIIQALALKTPEALVAFCEGIQSGSPIDSMAAPEPWDMPGYDSQVIMAAGAFTLGASIELSADAPMREPFAVWLQGGLTYPTGKAGILLGADRMRKKQRVK